The genomic interval TCAACGAGGGCATGCCCCGCTACGTCGTCGAGAAGATCACCGACGCCCTCAACCAGAACGCGAAGAGCATCCGCGGCTCGCGCATCCACGTCCTCGGCGTCGCCTACAAGGCGGGCGTGAACGACATCCGCGAGTCGCCGGCCTTGATCGTCATGCGCATTCTCGCCGACAAGGGTGCGAAGCTCTCGTACAGCGATCCCTACATCCCGACGATCCGCGAGGAGGGATTCGACCTCGACGCCGTCGAGCTCACGAACGGCTATCTCGGCAACGTCGACTGCGTCGTGATCCTCACGGACCACAAGGAGATCGACTACGGCGAGGTCGTGAAGACGGCGCCGCTGGTCGTCGACACGCGCAACGCGCTCAAGGGCCGCGAGGCGAACCACATCGTCCGACTCTGAGGAGCCGGGCCCGGTCGTTGCAGGGTCGGACCATGAACGGTAAGGAGGCCGCGCCGGCGCGAGCGCCGGCAGGCGACGCGACGTGAACCTGAAACGCGCGATCATGCGGGAATACCGGCGGGTGTACGACGAATCGCCGGCGAGCCCGTTCCTGCACGCCCGCGACCAGCTTCCGGGCCGGCTCGGGATCGACTGGGAGACGCTGGCGCCGGTCGTGAAGGACCTCGAGCAGACGCGCTTCCTGCACTGGAAGGCGCAGGACCTCTACAAGCTGTCGCCACGCGGCGTGCGCGTCACGAGCGACGCGGCCGAGTTCGACCTCGAATTCCCCGAGTGAGCGGGGCGAGACGGCTCGGAGATGCGTAAGATCGGCGCGGGAATCGCCGGCGGCCTGCTCGCCGGCGCGCTGGTCGGAGGCATCGAGGCGATCGTCGCGTGGCTGTCGCGCGCCGGCGGAGCCGCGCTGCCGCCGCTCGGTTGGGCCGTCGTGGTCTATGGGCTCGTCGGTGCCGCGGGCGGGCTCGGCGCGGGAATCGTCGCGCTCGTCCTGCGCACCGGGGCGTTCGGCCTCGCCCTGGGATCGATCGCGGCGGCGCTCGGGTTCGTCGTCGGACGCTTCCGCGTCATCCGCGACGTCTTCCTCGAGCAGGCGCCGCACGGGCTCGTTCCGACGCTCGCGCAGGTGGCGGCGCTGGTCGGCTTCGCGGCCTTCGCGTTCGCCGTCTGGCGTGCGTTGCGCACCGCCGACGAGCGTCGTGGCGCGCTCACGCGCCCAGGCGTCGTCGCCGCGCTGGTCGCCGTCCTGGGCCTCGGGTGGTCGCTCGCGGAGCGCCTGGTGCCCGAGCCGCAGCCGCCGCCTCCGCCGGCCGGCGCGAAGGCGGCGCCCGGCGCGCCGAACGTGATCCTCATCGCCGTCGACACGCTGCGGGCGGACCACCTCTCCTGCTACGGCTACACCGCCGGGAAGACGCCGCACATCGACGCCCTCGCCGCCGACGGTACGCGCTACGCCCGCATGTTCTCGCAGGCGTCGTGGACGCGCGCATCGTTCGCGACCATCTTCTCGGGGCTCTACCCGTCGTCGCACGGCGCGATCCACAAGGCCGACGTCCTGCCCGAGCGGGTCGAGACGGTCGCCGAGGTGCTGTCGAAGGGCGGCTACTATACCGTTGGCTTTCCCAACAACATCAACGTGGCCCCGGCGTTCGGCTTCGGCCAGGGCTTCGCCGAGTACCACTACCTGGCGCCGGACCTCTTCTTCTTCGCCGACGAGGCGGCCGCCGATCTGACGCTCTATAGCGGACTTCGGCTCGTCCGGGAGCGCTTCTTCGCGCGCTACGTGAACGTCGACTTCTACTACCGGCCCGCCGAAGAGGTGCTCCAGCACGTGACGGGCTGGCTCGACGGCCCCACGGCCAAAGCGAGGCCGTTCTTCCTCTTCCTTCACTTCATGGATCCGCACGATCCCTACATGGTCCACCCGTTCGACGGCGTCGGGTACGCGCGCGTCGCGATGCCGAACCCCGCGCCGGGGATGGCGGACACACTGCGCCAGGTCTACGACGGCGAGATCGCCTACCTGGACGAGCACGTCGGGAAGCTCGTGGCCGATCTCAAGCGCCGCGGCCTCTACGACGAGGCGCTCATCGTCTTCACCGCCGACCACGGCGAGGAGTTCCACGAGCACGGCGGCTGGTGGCACGGGACGACGCTCTACGACGAGCAGATCGGCGTCCCGCTGATCGTGAAGCCGCCCAAGGGCGGGGCCTCCGGCCGCGTCGTCGACGCCTTCGCGACCAGCCTCGACATCGCGCCGACGATCCTCCGAACCGCCGGCCTCGCTCCCCCGGTCGTGATGCAGGGGCACGTGCTGCCGCTCGACGAGGCACCGGCGCCCGAGCGCGAGAGTGTGTTCGCCGAGGAGGACTTCGAGGGTAATGTGCTCTCGGCGGTGCGCACGAAGACCTGGAAGCTCATCGACGCGAACCCCGGCAATCCGCGTGGCCTCGCGCCCGAGGAGCTCTATGACCTCGCGCGCGATCCGAAGGAGACGAAGAACGTCGCACCCGAGGACGCGACACAGCGCGAGGTGATGCGCGCGCTGCTCGGGCGGATGACGCTCGAGGCCAAGGCCCACGCCGGAAGCGGAGCAACCACCGACGTCGACGCCGCCACCAAGGCGCGGTTGAAGGCGCTCGGCTACGTGACGGAGTAGGCCGGGTGCGCGCGCCGCTCCTCGTCGTCGGGCTCGACGGGGCGACCCTCGATCTCGTGGCGCCCTGGGCGGTCGCGGGGAAGCTCCCCGTGCTGGAGGGCCTCATGCGGCGCGGCGCCTGCGGCCGCCTGCGCTCGACGACGCCGCCCGCGACGTTCCCCGCCTGGACCTCGCTCACGACCGGCATGAATCCCGGGCGCCACGGCGTGCTCGACTTCACCGAGCGCGTGCCGGGGACGTATCGGGTGCGCTTCGTGAACGGCAGCCACCGGCAGGTCCCCGCCCTCTGGACGCGGCTCGCGGCGCGCGGCGCCCGGACCGCCGTCGTGACGGTGCCCGGCACGTATCCGCCGGAGCCGTGCGGCGTCATGGTGAGCGGGTGGGACAGCCCCCTCACGACCGCGGTCGACGGCTCGTTCGTGCACCCGCGCTCGTTCTACGACGAGATGCGGAGGGTCGTCGGGCGCCTCCCGTTCGCGGACTTCCAGGAGGTGACCACCGGGCCGGGCTGGCACGAGCGGGCACTCGCGAGCCTCCTGGACGGCATCGATCGCCGCACGCGCCTCGTGCGCCATCTCCTCGGACGGGAGCGCTGGGACCTCCTGATGGTCGTCTTCGGCGAGTCGGACACGGTCGCGCACCATTTCTGGCGCTTCTGCGACCCGGCATCGCCACGCTTCGTGCCGAGCCCGTTCGCGGGCGCGATCGAGCGCGTGTACCGCGCGCTCGACGCCGCGCTCGGGGAGATCCTGGCCGCAGCGCCGGAGGAGGCGACGGTCGCGATCGTGTCGGACCACGGCAGCGGCGGCGCGAGCGATCGGGTCGTGCATCTGAATCGCCGCCTCGCCGCCTGCGGGCTGCTCGGGTTCGAGCGCGCGCCGTCGCGCCTCGGACCGTGGCTCCGTCGCGCGGC from Candidatus Eisenbacteria bacterium carries:
- a CDS encoding sulfatase, which translates into the protein MRKIGAGIAGGLLAGALVGGIEAIVAWLSRAGGAALPPLGWAVVVYGLVGAAGGLGAGIVALVLRTGAFGLALGSIAAALGFVVGRFRVIRDVFLEQAPHGLVPTLAQVAALVGFAAFAFAVWRALRTADERRGALTRPGVVAALVAVLGLGWSLAERLVPEPQPPPPPAGAKAAPGAPNVILIAVDTLRADHLSCYGYTAGKTPHIDALAADGTRYARMFSQASWTRASFATIFSGLYPSSHGAIHKADVLPERVETVAEVLSKGGYYTVGFPNNINVAPAFGFGQGFAEYHYLAPDLFFFADEAAADLTLYSGLRLVRERFFARYVNVDFYYRPAEEVLQHVTGWLDGPTAKARPFFLFLHFMDPHDPYMVHPFDGVGYARVAMPNPAPGMADTLRQVYDGEIAYLDEHVGKLVADLKRRGLYDEALIVFTADHGEEFHEHGGWWHGTTLYDEQIGVPLIVKPPKGGASGRVVDAFATSLDIAPTILRTAGLAPPVVMQGHVLPLDEAPAPERESVFAEEDFEGNVLSAVRTKTWKLIDANPGNPRGLAPEELYDLARDPKETKNVAPEDATQREVMRALLGRMTLEAKAHAGSGATTDVDAATKARLKALGYVTE
- a CDS encoding alkaline phosphatase family protein, translating into MRAPLLVVGLDGATLDLVAPWAVAGKLPVLEGLMRRGACGRLRSTTPPATFPAWTSLTTGMNPGRHGVLDFTERVPGTYRVRFVNGSHRQVPALWTRLAARGARTAVVTVPGTYPPEPCGVMVSGWDSPLTTAVDGSFVHPRSFYDEMRRVVGRLPFADFQEVTTGPGWHERALASLLDGIDRRTRLVRHLLGRERWDLLMVVFGESDTVAHHFWRFCDPASPRFVPSPFAGAIERVYRALDAALGEILAAAPEEATVAIVSDHGSGGASDRVVHLNRRLAACGLLGFERAPSRLGPWLRRAAVGIVPPSLQGAVLRRLPVAAGRVESMARFGGIAWDRTQAFSDELDYHPSVWLNVRGREPEGTVARGDYERVRDDVLSALTSWRYDDGRPVVARAWRREE